One window of Pyrus communis chromosome 12, drPyrComm1.1, whole genome shotgun sequence genomic DNA carries:
- the LOC137711315 gene encoding uncharacterized protein, protein MSLNCLSCQVRQRTSSSGDRDHASKEKAYRKLCCVNINIDRSWSGNLTSPPYDQIENSSIFVLEKKKGKKGPGHRRLMTTGGVAYEGSTEPRLVRSSGMRRDWSFENLSLLRNEKKGRNS, encoded by the coding sequence ATGAGCCTTAATTGCCTATCATGCCAGGTCAGGCAGAGAACAAGCTCCTCCGGTGACAGGGATCATGCgagcaaggagaaagcttatcGGAAACTCTGTTGCGTAAACATCAATATCGACAGAAGCTGGTCCGGGAACTTAACTTCGCCACCTTACGACCAGATTGAAAACTCATCTATCTTCGTgctggagaagaagaaggggaaGAAGGGGCCCGGTCATCGCCGGCTTATGACTACAGGCGGAGTTGCATATGAAGGGAGCACTGAACCGCGCCTGGTCAGGAGCTCCGGAATGAGAAGGGATTGGAGCTTTGAGAATTTGTCGCTCCTCAGAAATGAGAAGAAAGGGAGAAACTCATAA